The Candidatus Woesearchaeota archaeon genomic sequence TTCTCATGAGCCACAGCCACATCCGCTTGGAAATGGATGTCTCTTCTGCTCCTGCAAGATACTGCTCAATAAGCTGCCGGAGAAGCGGCGGATGGCCGCTTGAAATTACGTCAACCCCATTTTTGATGTGCCACTTTAATCGGTTTATATTATCCGTACCCAGTGAAACAACACACATATTCCGCTGGTGCGCTTTTCTGATAAAACTTTTTGTCAGCAGCAATGCGCCGACGTATCGGGCGCCGATTTTCTTGGCGCGCAGGAGCACCTTGCGCTGCGGGAGCAGGCCGAAACAGCAATATTCCAATTCAGGATACTCCTGGGCAATCCTGCGCAGCAGATGATAATTGATGCACAAAATAACAACGCGGCTTTCAAGCTTCTGTTTCTTTATTTTTTTAATGCATTTCCGGTAATCAAATATTCCACTGTTCAAATCCTTAATGTCTAAAATCAGTTTTGTTAACGGGTATTTTTTTACGAGCACCAGTACATCATCCAGCGTTGGAATCGTGCTGCCATCCTTCAGCCGCACTTTTTGCAGCGTCTTGAGCGTTTTCGTATTGACAAGTCCGCTCCAGTTCGTGAGCCGGTCAAGAATCGCGTCATGGAAAAGCACAAACTCTTTGTCACGCGTCATGCGCACATCGACTTCAATCATGTCGGGGTGCTGAGCCAGGGTTTTTTTAATGGCCTCCATGCTGTTCTCAAATGCATTGCCCTTTCCTCCGCGGTGGGCAACAACGATGTATTTGTGCACCATAGTCTTTTTTAGCGGGAAGAAGTATTTAAATCTTCTATCCCCTACCAAAATTCCAGACAGGGCACTATTCAGCATAAACAATTTAAATACCAACTGTGTATGCCCTAACAGAGGTGATGGCATGCGAAGATTCCTTTCAGGTAGCCTGTTTACCATGGTCGGCCTTTTTCTCGTTGATGCCAGTTACCCGCTCAGTTTTTCGATTCACCACCTTGTTCGTTCCTTGCTCGTTGTCTCCGTTGTAACCGTAATTTCCCTTGTTGCACTCATGCTCGTTCGCCGCCAGCAAATTACACTCACTGCGCCTCTTCCACGGCTGCGAGTGTCATTCAAGGAAAAAATAGCCCAACTCCGGCTGAAAAAGAACACTGAACACGAGGTGCATGCAGCCAAAGAGCGTGTTGCCTACCAGCACCAGCGCATCATAAAAAAGCTCGGCAAGGCGCATGATATTTCTTTTCATACAACACAGCATGTGAAGGTGCAGCAGAATCTTGGCTTTTTGAAGAAAAATTGAGAAACTTAATTAACTCTCTCCCTTTCTTTTTTTGTATGGCCTCGTTTAACGAGCGTGTTTGGGCACTCTGTGCCAAAATACCGAAAGGAAACGTCACGACCTATCAGGAGATTGCACATGCGCTGGGTACGCGTGCCTACCGAGCGGTCGGCAATGCACTCAATAAAAATCCGCATGCGCCGGTTGTGCCGTGCCATCGCGTGGTGAAAACTGACGGAACGCTTGGCGGCTTTGCAGACGGGTGTGCTGCGAAAGAAGCGCTGTTGAGGAACGAGGGCGTTGCATTCCACAAAGGTACGATTGTTGACTTTGACAAAAACTGCTTTAAATTCAAATAATTATATAAACCAGTGCACTGTTTTTTCTCTCATGAACATCAAAATCTACGAGGAAAAAGAAATCCATCCACATGCTTTCGCGCTCCTTGAGCAGCACGGTCACCATATCACCACCGACTCTGAACGGGCAGAGGCAATTCTCATTCGCACGGCAACCCACGCCGATAAAAAATTTATTGACCGGCATTCAAAACTGAAATACCTTTTGCGCGCCGGCGCAGGGCTTGACAACATCAACATTGATGAATGCCGGCAACGCGGCATTATTCTTCTGAATTCCGCCGGCGCAAATGCGAACGCGGTTGCTGAATACACGATTGGGCTCATGTTTGCCGCGCTGCGAAAAATTTCTGTGGCAGACCGGCATGTGCGTGGTGGCGGCTGGGATCGTTATTCATTTCTCGGCGCTGAACTGCAGGGAAAAACAATAGGCCTTGTCGGCTTCGGCGCGATTCCCAAGCTCGTTGCGAAAAAACTGCAGGGATTTGACGTCAAGATTCTTGCCTATGATCCCTTTTTGAAAAAAGAACAGATTGAGATATTTCCCAACACTCATCAGATGGCTGAACTGCATCACCTTCTGCAAAAAAGCCAGATTGTTTCAATTCACGTGCCGCTGGTTAAAGAAACTGAATATATGATTGGCGCTGCTGAGCTCAAACTTCTCAATCCCGGAACCGTGCTGATTAATACATCGCGCGGCAAAATTGTTGATGAAGAAGCACTTATTCCTCTTCTCGTATCACAGAAACTTATTGCAGCGCTTGATGTTTTTTCCGAAGAGCCGCTCGGTGAAAAAAAAATTGCTGCGCTAAAAAAACTTGACAACGTGATTCTGACCCCTCATATTGCGGCTATGACTCCAGAAGCCCACGAGGCGATGGCAGTGGAAGTTGTGAAGAAGTTCTGTGAGATGGTTAAGAAATAATGGCTAATCGAATTAATTCTTGTGTACTCTTCTTTACCGTTGCTCAATATCAATAACCGTATTAATAAGCCGTGCGAGATAGCGTGTCTTTGCTACTGCAGAGCCAATGGTGCCCGTGGTGTCACGCGCCGAGACAATGCCTATAAGTTCGCCAGTGTGTGCATCCACAACTGGCCCGCCGCTGATACCTTCCACGGCGCGTGCGCTGGTCGTGAAGAAATTATTAAACGGGCGGCCGATTTCTTCTGCATTTCCGTGGACTGCCGGTTCAAGCACCTTTCCTGTTTGCTCATACTGTTTTCCGTTCAGTATGCCATACATCCTGACCTGTTGGCCACGAGTTGGTTCTGCAGGAACATATCGAGGAATCATATCCGACGATGCACCTGCCGGGAGTTGTTCTTGCTCAAGCGCATAGCCCAGCGGCGTTGGTATCGGTTTTCCTTGCAGGCCTGCTTTGACGAGTGCAAGGTCATTGCGCATATCAACATTCGGAACACCCAGCGGGTAGTCTTTGCCGTTGATACGCACGCCGAAATTCATATATCCCGACGTGATGGGCAGGCAATGTGCTGCAGTTACCAGCCAGCCATCCTCTGTGAGAAGTAGGCCTGAACACAATGTTCTTTCGATATACAAAATCTCAACGAGATTATCTTTCACATTTCTGTGTGCATTTTGCGGCGATCGCCCGACGGGATTGCGCATATATGTTTGCAGTGCGACAAGGCCGTCGATGTTTTCCTTCTGTGGTTTTTGTGGCGCAGCGGATGCTTCATCTGCTCCATCAGATCCATTCATTTCAGGAGCATGGTCTGTTTTGCGGAGATTGATACCTGCTTCGTGTGCTGCTATTTCGAGCGGCGCATACAGTGCTTCGCTGGTTGAGAAATTTCCCTGGGTGCGGAGAAAAGTGGAAAGGCTTAGATATCCAAATGCAGCGAGTGCCGCAGCTCCAATACCTGCTCTCTTTGCCGCTCGTCCAATCGTTGTGGTGATAGTCATGTCTCTTAGCTTGTATTTTCAGTCTGCTTTCTACCACCCAGAATTATTTTTTCTTCTTTGTCTTTTTGATTTCTTTT encodes the following:
- a CDS encoding glycerophosphodiester phosphodiesterase family protein, which codes for MVHKYIVVAHRGGKGNAFENSMEAIKKTLAQHPDMIEVDVRMTRDKEFVLFHDAILDRLTNWSGLVNTKTLKTLQKVRLKDGSTIPTLDDVLVLVKKYPLTKLILDIKDLNSGIFDYRKCIKKIKKQKLESRVVILCINYHLLRRIAQEYPELEYCCFGLLPQRKVLLRAKKIGARYVGALLLTKSFIRKAHQRNMCVVSLGTDNINRLKWHIKNGVDVISSGHPPLLRQLIEQYLAGAEETSISKRMWLWLMRKMGRKQLK
- a CDS encoding MGMT family protein; this translates as MASFNERVWALCAKIPKGNVTTYQEIAHALGTRAYRAVGNALNKNPHAPVVPCHRVVKTDGTLGGFADGCAAKEALLRNEGVAFHKGTIVDFDKNCFKFK
- a CDS encoding hydroxyacid dehydrogenase, with protein sequence MNIKIYEEKEIHPHAFALLEQHGHHITTDSERAEAILIRTATHADKKFIDRHSKLKYLLRAGAGLDNINIDECRQRGIILLNSAGANANAVAEYTIGLMFAALRKISVADRHVRGGGWDRYSFLGAELQGKTIGLVGFGAIPKLVAKKLQGFDVKILAYDPFLKKEQIEIFPNTHQMAELHHLLQKSQIVSIHVPLVKETEYMIGAAELKLLNPGTVLINTSRGKIVDEEALIPLLVSQKLIAALDVFSEEPLGEKKIAALKKLDNVILTPHIAAMTPEAHEAMAVEVVKKFCEMVKK
- a CDS encoding serine protease, which translates into the protein MTITTTIGRAAKRAGIGAAALAAFGYLSLSTFLRTQGNFSTSEALYAPLEIAAHEAGINLRKTDHAPEMNGSDGADEASAAPQKPQKENIDGLVALQTYMRNPVGRSPQNAHRNVKDNLVEILYIERTLCSGLLLTEDGWLVTAAHCLPITSGYMNFGVRINGKDYPLGVPNVDMRNDLALVKAGLQGKPIPTPLGYALEQEQLPAGASSDMIPRYVPAEPTRGQQVRMYGILNGKQYEQTGKVLEPAVHGNAEEIGRPFNNFFTTSARAVEGISGGPVVDAHTGELIGIVSARDTTGTIGSAVAKTRYLARLINTVIDIEQR